In Saccharomyces eubayanus strain FM1318 chromosome II, whole genome shotgun sequence, the genomic stretch CGTGtcttttcaacaattttagtttcttcttggaaTTCGATCTGTGTGTTGTTGATATCCTCATCTTCTGACGCAACATGGAAAGCACTTGGCGGTTCTAACTTTACTTTGAAGGCTTTCGAAAGACCGTCATTAAAATGATGAATGATTTTCACGGCAATACCCGTTTCACCGATTACTCTATTGTAGGAAGGAAGATCCATTTCAACAATACCTATGGCTAAAACAAGCTTAGGAGCTTGTCTACTAGCCACACCACAGAGAGTGCCTATTTTGCAATGAGGATTAAAAGGCGGAATTGAGCCGGAAATCATCAAGTTAGCACCATTAAACAAATGCTCTTCTATAACAAATCCGTGAGTTAAGACAATAGGTAATAGTGTATGGTTCTCCCAACAGGAGTATACGGTGGGAAAAAGTTGTTCATTatgcttttctttgaataatatcggaatattattttcgtCTGTATACACTGTCccaaaattcttttgaCCACTAAAGTTCGTTTGCTTTATAGTCGAGGTTGGAAATGTGTACTCCTCATTATTCGTCTGTTTTTTACAAGTTTGGAGtaacttctttctttcagaGTTTTTTAGATTACTCAAAGCTTTGATGTGAGGTTCCTTCTTAAACATAACTTGATGTTTATGCAAGTGATCAATAACAGTTTATAATATGGGGCCACATATCTTGTTCTTTAATACAAATAAACGTGTTGTTTTAACTTTAATTCTtagtttcttgaatttttcagatttaCATTTTTGCTTCGGTTGCGTAGCGCCCAAGTTTACAAAACAATCCAAGAAGTATCACAGATCCTACCCAATTTTAGCCAAAGCATTAGTTTAAGCTTGTGTTCAAAGAAtagtttttgaagatgtaaaagtgatttgaaaacaaaacgcCATTTCCCATGAATGATTACTTCATCGATTATAACCCACGCTTCCCAATATTTGCTATTAGAGTAGTAAAAGGCCTTGCCATTCACAGAGTGTCAGACCACGCTAGACTTGCAGTAATTCCTATTAGAAATATAGCTTTAGTGGCGAATTACAATTGGGACGTTTCCACTGGTAAATTTCTgtcaattttcttcaaggaTGGAACCATTAGGATTCACGATATCTTTAAAGACGGTAGATTAGTCTCATTTTTAAGAATACCGAGAACAAATATATCAAGAGGTATATGGGACCGAATTCCATTAAAATATGAATCTGGTCATCGAAGTTTTGCCTATAATGTAATCGATGTATTACCAAAATTAATTCGATTCGTCAAGGATTCTAAAAGAGTAACTATTGCACCTTACACTCCACCGAATAGTCTATGGAGAGGTCCCGATGAGGATGATCCTGAAAATCGTGAAAAATTAGACATTCACGTAATATTTAATGAAGGAAACGACAAAATcacagttttttttaatggtGACTACGCTATTCTTTTGCCAGTAAGTGATTTTGAGAACGAGAAGATCCTTAAATCGGTAGTTAAAGTACAGGATGGTTTTTATCATTGCTTATATAATGATGGAACTGTATCAACTTTAAACTTGGAACGGCTATTACAGAGCGAACCATCAGTGGACTTATTGCGCTATATGATGGTAATAAAAGAGCTTATAGGTTACTTGCTCGCGCATATAGAGTTTATTAACCGGGAATTAACAACGCCGTATGTGGATTTCCTCAAAAGAATATGTGATGAAGCCTATGGGTATAGTAAGCTGAAGTCAGAACTAGaatgtttatttttattaggAGAAGTTCCATGCGATTTAGACGATTGGTTATGCAATGCAGTGGGTGAgaagaatttcaaaagatggAAAGTTTTGGGCTGCGAAGCTTACCAAAAGACTGTTCAGGTTTTTACTTTGGCGTTTGTGCCCACATGTGAAAGgatcattatttttgtccaaaaagtaaaaggTGTATTAGAAGCCTTTTCTATTCAAGATGAATCTGACAATAATGCTGATTTAACAGCAGTTGAACTTCTATTAAAACAATCTCAGGAGCTATTGAATATTACTTTGAAATCAATAATTGACCTGGGAAAAGATGAAGcactttttgaaaagttctTGATGTGGTTTAACGATAGGATTCATGAAGGGCTAGACGAGGACTACAAAtccaaatttgaatttgaagatgacCCTTACTTTGGGTACGACTTattaaatttctttgagaaatttttatttggcGGAAATACAGATTCCAGCTCGGTAATCGATATGAATCTCTATAGAGATCTAATTAATAGCATGACTGATATGGAGAAAGATATTGCAAAGAACAATGTAAATCCACATATCCAACGGcaaattttatttcaatCAAAAGCGGATGTTTTTTCACAAAGGTACCCGTCCTCTCAAATAAATTTACTTGATGCCATAAAACTACCAAAACAGAATTATATTGTTTATCTCCTTCAGGtgactgaaaaaaagaatactcAAGAGGCTCCTATGGAAGCAAATACACAAAAGTTATATATAGGGACACTGAAAGATGAATCCCTAAATATCGTATCAAGGGAATCGTCTATCAAGATTCCAGAGCCTTTTAAGAGCTATGATTTGAACAGTGCAAGATTCGCACCGAAAATGGTTCCCAACTTCATCAGGGAAATTGAACAGATAAACAGTAACTATAACTATAATCACAATGCTAAATTTggagaggaagaagatgacgacgaGGAAGATGATGGCACTATAACTATTCCTACATATATTACGGAAAGTGAGAAAAGTGAAGATTTCATAGCATGCACCACGAAGATTTCGGTAGATGGGAGAAGCGCCTCACTGGTGTTTCCAAAAGGAAACGAAgtcaataaaaatataaatagaTAGTATCATCTTttataataacaataataaaccGGGCATAAGCAAAGAAGTGTTAGCaatacctttttttttagtattacttttataaaaaaaagctagCGCCCGTCTCTGGggactgaaaaaaaaattgctaGGGCCCGCAATCTCTAAAAGGAATCAATTGTGTCAagtcacttttttttttttttacattcCTATCTCACATCTTatcgtatttttttgaaataggTCAGTTCGTATTCTGCAAACAATAACTGAgatatttgtttgattAGTTCGCTATTTTTTGGTCATCCTTTGACTTTACTAGAGTAATTGACATAGATCAAATAGATATGGGGAAAAAGGATAAACAGCGTAAGAAACTTCGTGAGTTTGCtaaattgaagaacaagcaGCAAAACTTGCGAAAGAGTGTTCAgagtttaaaaaaagaagtcCAGCGGAGGAGTGTGGCACCAGAAAGTTTAAATAGgattgtttttgaaaatctcaaaagagaagaagctAATGAAAAGAGTCCATTATTACCAACTTCTAGTGAAAATAGCCCAATCTTACCAACTCCTAGTGGAAATAGTCCAATCTCACCAACTCCTAGTGAGCCAAGAGAGGGCAATAGTCCAAAGACGTTTAATATAAACGTTAATGACACACACTTTTTACCAAGAATGCCTGAGAACAGTAATTCTGTTCAAACCGAAAGTGATGACATCGATGGAAAATTGGCAGAGAATGCTAAGCAAGAACGTCTTAAGTTCCTTTCACAGGAAGAGCCTGCTAGGGGATCTCCTTTACAAAGGTCTATGTCAGATTTCAGTAACAGGTCAGCTTCTCCATTGCAAAGTATTACCAGCGATAATATTCCGATGAGCGTGCATGATCTTCCAGAGTCCTTAGCAAATGCGTTAGAAGGAAATGGAGACATGACCGTGGCGCAATTGGATAGTTCTGTGCCAGGTATTGATGCTTTGCCAACCTCAGATTTGAGCCCAGCCTCTGTCGCATCAGCTCCCGAAGCACTAGTTGACAGACCTGAAATGAGAGCATATGATTACGGTTCTATTCCAAGGGCCGCTAAAGACATAGAAAATGGGACAAATTCTTCTTATACTAGGGTTACGTCTTCTGATAGATTCGTACATGATCTcactagaagaagaatattttcatcCTGCATGTGTacttatttattctttattgCAATGGATAGTGCTATCCTAATGTCAATCGTTTCCACAATTGCTTCTGAGTTCCATGAATTATGGAGACTATCATTGATCGTCTCCGTATATCTACTGAGTAATGCTATCGGGCAACTagtgtttttgaaactatCTATAGTATCTAGCGTGAAATTGCTGTTGTGCGTAGCTCAAATCAGTTTTATTCTCGGTAGCTACTTATCTTGGAGCGCTTTCCACTTTTGGACGTTCATCTTTGCCCGTTCTATCACAGGATTTGGCAGTGGTGCTTTGATGGTGCTTAAGAGTACTATCATAAATCGTTTTTCTGACAAGAAAGACCGGTACTCTTTGAGTGCATCGGTGATAGTTTTTTCTCTAGGTGTGGCCATAGGGCCCTTCCTAGGATACCTCTTTGATACTTCCCATGGCAGTGGATGGAAGAATGCCTTTTTGATTCCTGTACCCTTTTGCCTTGTGAACGCTTCAATCATGTTAGCAGACATATATTCTATCAAGGATAATTTACACCATGGAGGTTCCTCACCTCTTTCATGGAAAAAACTCAAGAAGATACTATTGAGTCCTGATTTATACGAAATCTTGGCTCTTGCGGTATTGCTACTCTGGTTTGTTCAAGCAACTTCATTGGATATCACAAGACTAGAGCATAGTGCGGTAATTCAAGGCGTTATGTTTTTTGTATTCATCGCCTGTGGTATATTATTTTGGTGGATAGAGAGTAACGAAACTTACGTCAACTCTATTATTTCGATGTCGTTGAGAGGTGACAAACACTTGATGTGGACAATGATGGGAATTTCGTCCTGCTTCGCGGCACTAATGTGCATTATCCCATTCGGTACAACATATTTTACCattgttttgaatatgAGCACATTACAAATTGCAGAAAGATTACTCccagtatttttttccattgtaGTGGGTTATATCAGtgtttgttatttttggaaGCCACAAACGCAAAACTACATGCTGGAGGTTGTGTTGAGTGGAGTTACTTTGATATTATATATAGCTCTTATGGGAGCAAGTTTGAGTTTACCGGTATGGAAGCAGTATGCCTGTTTGTCTCTACCGTTACTAGGTTCCTGTATGATTTTAACCCGTCTTTCGAACCTCTACCACGAATATCATcagccaaaaaaatcaccTATTAGTGGCTCCCTCGTATATTGTTTTAGTGCCATGGGGGGGACAATCGGAGTTTCCCTTGGTGGCTATGTTTTCCACAAGacacttttgaaaactgtACATGACGAGGTGATGAAGTTCAGCAAGCACGGTCACCTTGAAAAGgaccttttgaaaatcatcaaaCACGCCACCCAATCTTCAGATTGGGTACACGAATCAGCACCTAGATTTATTTTCGAAACTTTAATTGAGTGTTATTTACAAGCGTGTCGGAACGTGTTCAAGCTATCTGCCATGTTGTTTACAATCACAGTCATCacgatatttttcttcaacagaaTCAATTGACTGATTGTGGGCTCTCTCTCCGCCTTTATCCTAAAAAGGTAGATAAGTCTATACGTGAAAACAATACTaccatctttttttcttcttaaatCCGATAATACTGCAGTCGCTTAGATAAAGATGCAGGGTGCTTCGATCGCCGCGGTGACCGCATAAAGGCGAGATCTGAA encodes the following:
- the VBA4 gene encoding Vba4p, whose amino-acid sequence is MGKKDKQRKKLREFAKLKNKQQNLRKSVQSLKKEVQRRSVAPESLNRIVFENLKREEANEKSPLLPTSSENSPILPTPSGNSPISPTPSEPREGNSPKTFNINVNDTHFLPRMPENSNSVQTESDDIDGKLAENAKQERLKFLSQEEPARGSPLQRSMSDFSNRSASPLQSITSDNIPMSVHDLPESLANALEGNGDMTVAQLDSSVPGIDALPTSDLSPASVASAPEALVDRPEMRAYDYGSIPRAAKDIENGTNSSYTRVTSSDRFVHDLTRRRIFSSCMCTYLFFIAMDSAILMSIVSTIASEFHELWRLSLIVSVYLLSNAIGQLVFLKLSIVSSVKLLLCVAQISFILGSYLSWSAFHFWTFIFARSITGFGSGALMVLKSTIINRFSDKKDRYSLSASVIVFSLGVAIGPFLGYLFDTSHGSGWKNAFLIPVPFCLVNASIMLADIYSIKDNLHHGGSSPLSWKKLKKILLSPDLYEILALAVLLLWFVQATSLDITRLEHSAVIQGVMFFVFIACGILFWWIESNETYVNSIISMSLRGDKHLMWTMMGISSCFAALMCIIPFGTTYFTIVLNMSTLQIAERLLPVFFSIVVGYISVCYFWKPQTQNYMLEVVLSGVTLILYIALMGASLSLPVWKQYACLSLPLLGSCMILTRLSNLYHEYHQPKKSPISGSLVYCFSAMGGTIGVSLGGYVFHKTLLKTVHDEVMKFSKHGHLEKDLLKIIKHATQSSDWVHESAPRFIFETLIECYLQACRNVFKLSAMLFTITVITIFFFNRIN
- the APC4 gene encoding anaphase promoting complex subunit 4, which translates into the protein MNDYFIDYNPRFPIFAIRVVKGLAIHRVSDHARLAVIPIRNIALVANYNWDVSTGKFLSIFFKDGTIRIHDIFKDGRLVSFLRIPRTNISRGIWDRIPLKYESGHRSFAYNVIDVLPKLIRFVKDSKRVTIAPYTPPNSLWRGPDEDDPENREKLDIHVIFNEGNDKITVFFNGDYAILLPVSDFENEKILKSVVKVQDGFYHCLYNDGTVSTLNLERLLQSEPSVDLLRYMMVIKELIGYLLAHIEFINRELTTPYVDFLKRICDEAYGYSKLKSELECLFLLGEVPCDLDDWLCNAVGEKNFKRWKVLGCEAYQKTVQVFTLAFVPTCERIIIFVQKVKGVLEAFSIQDESDNNADLTAVELLLKQSQELLNITLKSIIDLGKDEALFEKFLMWFNDRIHEGLDEDYKSKFEFEDDPYFGYDLLNFFEKFLFGGNTDSSSVIDMNLYRDLINSMTDMEKDIAKNNVNPHIQRQILFQSKADVFSQRYPSSQINLLDAIKLPKQNYIVYLLQVTEKKNTQEAPMEANTQKLYIGTLKDESLNIVSRESSIKIPEPFKSYDLNSARFAPKMVPNFIREIEQINSNYNYNHNAKFGEEEDDDEEDDGTITIPTYITESEKSEDFIACTTKISVDGRSASLVFPKGNEVNKNINR